The following proteins are co-located in the Malus sylvestris chromosome 13, drMalSylv7.2, whole genome shotgun sequence genome:
- the LOC126596045 gene encoding uncharacterized protein LOC126596045, with translation MRLGTWNIGTLTGKSMEVVEVMVRRMINIMCLQETKWVGLKAKDLENSGFKLWYSGTNRTRNGVGIIVDKTLTQDVVDVKRVGDRIMTIKIVIGQELINVISAYAPQVGLDTSSKEKFWEDLRDLVQGIAQTEKLFIGGDLNGHVGRETGNYGGFHGGHGFGERNEDGEAILDFAMAYDLFLANTFFKKREEHVITYKSGSSKTQIDFLLMRKWDRITCKDCKVIPEESLANQHRLLVMDVHIKRLRKKNKTWKCPRTR, from the coding sequence atgcgtttaggaacgtggaatataggaaccttaacgggaaaatctatggaagtagtggaagttatggtgaggagaatgataaatattatgtgcctacaagaaactaagtgggttggtcttaaggcaaaggatctagaaaactcagggtttaaactttggtattcgggcacaaatagaacaagaaacggtgttggcatcattgtggacaagaccttgacacaagatgttgtagatgtcaagagggtaggagatagaatcatgacaatcaagattgtaataggacaagaactcatcaatgtgattagtgcgtacgcgcctcaagtagggttggatacgagttcgaaggagaaattttgggaagaccttagagacttggtgcaaggaattgctcagacggagaagttatttataggaggagatttaaatggacacgtgggcagggagacaggcaactatggaggttttcatggtggccatggttttggggagagaaacgaggatggggaagctattttggattttgcaatggcatatgatctcttcttagccaacaccttctttaagaagagagaagaacatgtgatcacctacaagagtgggtcgtcaaaaacacaaatagattttcttctaatgaggaaatgggatcgtataacttgtaaggattgcaaagttataccggaagagagcttggctaatcaacatcgcttgttggtgatggatgtacatatcaaaagactgagaaaaaagaacaagacttggaagtgcccaaggactagatga